A single window of Tamandua tetradactyla isolate mTamTet1 chromosome 25, mTamTet1.pri, whole genome shotgun sequence DNA harbors:
- the LOC143668954 gene encoding histone H2A type 1-H-like, whose translation MTLEIPVAIGAGRQDPTAADLQFPVGGVHRLLRKGNYAERVGAGAPVYLVAVLEYLTTEILELAGIGARDNKKTRIIPRHLQLAIRNDEELNKLLGKVTIAQGGVLPNIQAVLLPKKTESHWVSGKKKKNIVSKTLFRGTHSFRQSCGQMLCQYFSQVSPFVILTFTSSF comes from the coding sequence CCGGGAGGCAAGACCCGACAGCCGCAGACCTGCAGTTCCCGGTGGGCGGAGTGCACCGCCTGCTCCGCAAGGGCAACTACGCCGAGCGGGTCGGGGCCGGCGCCCCGGTGTACCTGGTGGCGGTGCTGGAGTACCTGACCACCGAGATCCTGGAACTCGCGGGCATCGGGGCCCGCGACAACAAGAAGACCCGCATCATCCCGCGCCACCTGCAGCTGGCCATCCGCAACGACGAGGAGCTCAACAAGCTGCTGGGCAAGGTGACCATCGCGCAGGGCGGCGTGCTGCCCAACATCCAGGCCGTGCTGCTGCCCAAGAAGACCGAGAGCCACTGGGTTtctggaaaaaagaagaagaatatagTTTCAAAGACTCTTTTCAGAGGCACCCACAGTTTCAGACAAAGTTGTGGTCAGATGCTGTGCCAGTATTTCAGTCAAGTCTCTCCATTTGTAATCTTGACATTCACCTCTTCATTTTGA